Proteins from a genomic interval of Equus quagga isolate Etosha38 chromosome 11, UCLA_HA_Equagga_1.0, whole genome shotgun sequence:
- the ZNF594 gene encoding zinc finger protein 594 — protein sequence MLRPGNKMKDWKSKMAISEEKDSARAVSERFQRQMSQECGLFETGDPEDKLLRHWASPSEEAVRHPPSQERSIREVNLIPKTATAGERGHGCHEREDLLSIGDKSHRYEDCDQSFKEKSEVSEHLKSDNIKKTYECKECGKTFNRSSNLIIHQRIHTGKKPYVCSECGKDFNQSSNLIIHQRIHTGKKPYICHECGKDFNQSSNLVRHKRIHSGENPYECKECGKAFKGSSNLVLHQRVHSGGKPYICSECGKAFNQSSDLIIHHRIHTGEKPYECYACGQTFSQSSHLVTHQRIHTGEKPFKCSECEKAFRQRSRLTEHQRLHSGEKPYECSKCGKSFSGRTMFLKHQRLHTGKELECETACTSNLDLLKQQRIHREEKPYECTECGKTFRGSSDLIRHWIIHTGEKPYECSECGKAFSQRSHLVTHQKIHSGEKPHQCDECGKAFRQRSLLVQHRRIHSGETPYECKGCGKLFIWRTAFLKHQRLHAGQKLEECEETFSKDELLQAEQRIHQEDQAYQCNQCRRTFRGSSDLIRHEVTHTGEKPYECKDCGKTFNQSSDLMRHHRIHSGEKPYICNKCGKSFRGSSDLIKHHRVHTGEKPYECPECGKAFSQNSHLISHQRIHTGEKPFECSSCAKAFSGRTAFLKHQKLHTGKELGECERVFQ from the coding sequence ATGCTGAGACCAGGGAATAAGATGAAGGACTGGAAGTCAAAGATGGCAATTTCTGAAGAAAAAGATTCAGCCAGGGCCGTATCAGAAAGATTCCAAAGACAGATGTCCCAGGAATGTGGGTTATTTGAAACTGGGGATCCTGAGGACAAGTTATTGAGGCATTGGGCAAGCCCCTcagaggaggcagtgagacaTCCTCCTTCCCAAGAGAGAAGTATCAGGGAAGTGAATCTCATCCCCAAGACAGCCACTGCAGGAGAGAGAGGCCATGGATGTCATGAAAGAGAAGACCTACTTTCTATAGGAGACAAATCCCACAGATATGAAGACTGTGACCAGAGCTTCAAAGAGAAGTCAGAAGTAAGTGAACATCTGAAAAGTGATAACATAAAGAAAACCTATGAGtgtaaagaatgtggaaaaacttTCAATCGGAGCTCAAACCTGATTATACACCAGAGAATTcatacaggaaagaaaccatatgtatgtagtgaatgtgggaaagaCTTTAATCAAAGTTCAAATCTTATtatacatcagagaattcatacaggaAAGAAACCTTATATATGTCATGAATGTGGAAAAGACTTCAATCAGAGCTCTAATCTGGTTAGACATAAGAGAATTCATAGTGGCGAGAAtccctatgaatgtaaagaatgtgggaaggccttcaagGGAAGCTCAAACCTTGTCCTACACCAGAGAGTTCATAGTGGAGGGAAGCCATATATATGTAGtgagtgtgggaaggccttcaatCAAAGCTCAGATCTTATAATACATCacagaattcacactggagagaaaccttatgagtGTTATGCATGTGGACAGACCTTCAGTCAAAGTTCACACCTTGTCacacatcagagaattcatactggagagaaacccttcaAGTGTAGTGAATGTGAAAAGGCCTTCAGGCAGCGTTCACGCCTTACTGAACACCAGAGACTCCACAGtggggagaaaccctatgaatgtagcaaatgtgggaaatccttcagTGGACGCACGATGTTTCTTAAACATCAGAGACTACACACTGGAAAGGAACTTGAATGTGAAACAGCCTGCACTTCTAACTTGGACCTTCTCAAACAACAGAGAATTCATAGGGAAGAAAAACCTTATGAGTGTACTGAGTGTGGAAAAACTTTCCGGGGAAGTTCAGATCTGATTCGGCATTGGATAATTCAtactggggagaaaccctatgaatgtagcgaatgtgggaaagcctttagccAGAGGTCGCACCTTGTCACACATCAGAAGATTCATAGTGGAGAGAAACCCCATCAGTGCGAtgagtgtgggaaggccttccGGCAGCGTTCACTCCTTGTTCAACATCGGAGAATCCATAGTGGTGAGacaccctatgaatgtaagggaTGTGGAAAACTCTTCATCTGGCGCACAGCGTTTCTCAAACATCAGAGACTGCATGCTGGACAGAAACTTGAGGAATGTGAGGAAACATTCAGCAAGGATGAGCTGCTTCAAGCTGAGCAGAGGATTCACCAAGAAGACCAAGCTTATCAGTGTAATCAGTGCAGGAGAACTTTCCGAGGCAGCTCCGACCTCATTAGACATGAGGTgactcatacaggagagaaaccgtATGAATGTAAAGACTGTGGGAAAACTTTCAATCAGAGCTCAGACCTTATGAGACATCATAGAATTCATAGTGGAGAAAAACCTTACATATGCAAtaaatgtgggaaatcttttaggGGCAGCTCAGATCTCATTAAACACCATCGtgttcatactggagagaaaccctacgaATGCcctgaatgtgggaaggccttcagtcAGAACTCACACCTTATTAGTcaccagagaattcacactggagagaaaccctttgagTGTAGCAGCTGTGCGAAGGCCTTCAGTGGGCGCACAGCTTTTCTTAAACATCAGAAACTTCATACTGGAAAGGAACTTGGGGAATGTGAGAGAGTCTTCCAATAG